Below is a window of Musa acuminata AAA Group cultivar baxijiao chromosome BXJ3-11, Cavendish_Baxijiao_AAA, whole genome shotgun sequence DNA.
TAATCGACCACATTGCTTACTTAGAATTCATACTTAAAAAGTCTGTTTAGAGGTAAAAGAGTACAAGTTGGTTAGAATTGGATTATTTGCAAATAATAAAATTGGGACGGTAGATGACACATAGTTTGTTACAGTACATACATTTGTTTTTATCGTGATAAATGGAGTTACATCAAAATGTCAAGATTTAAttccaaaaatataaaaaaagaaaagaagaaaataaaaggcaGCTATCAtgctgttttttgtttttttttattttatatatcaaaACAAAAATATTGTTATATTACTTAAAAACATCCTGGTGCAACCATTGGGTGCTCCGCTCATCAGACCTCAAACCTCAAGGAACTCAGGAGGATAACCTAACTtccacaaaacaaaacaaaacaaaaaaaatcgagTTCTCAAAACTTGACCTTAGAAGCACCCCATTGTTAGCTTCTCTAAAAACATGAGCAATAGACACTTGTTGAAAATATTCTATGGCCAAAAATACATTACTAACACAAGTATTCACACAGCAAGTCGAAAAACCAAGGAGGCAGTTCCTGCTTAGTAAAGATTGAAACCAGCATCCACTTCTATATGCAGCTTTTGGATTCCTTCTTCCAGAGCAGCATTAATTCCCTCTTCCGCCGCCTTCAGCTCATTTCCCATTGCTATTTTTTTAACCCCAGTCACTTAAATGATTTGAAGAAAAGAGAACATTTGAACTGCAGCTTACTTGGTAAAAAAGACAAAATGTGCAACAAAGCTGCTCCCTTCCTTCAGCAATGATCCAAAATTATTCTGGTTGTGCTATCTTGTTCAGCCAAATCCTTGACAAAGATCATATGAGATCCAAAACTCGGGCAAAAGTATTCAAAATGAGGGTAAACTCCCAAGTATTTGGTACAAAACAATGCTAGAAATATCTTTTTTTGCTGCAAAGACAATCTGAAGAACTCTAGGAACCAAAGATTTACAGTGTGATACATTAATAACATGTCTAGTTGTGTAAATAATGATTTGGCTGATGGTACACTGGTACAAATTCATTTCTTGTACAACATTATCAACTATTTTGTCTTGAGATATGCTGCAACAGTTCTGAAGAATTTTGGCGGTGCAATGGAGCATCATCAGTTTCATCTGGATTCTCTGAATTACTACTAGATGATGGCTTGGCGCCAACAGACATCAAGTTTTTGAACCATACACCCTGAAATCGAGGGCTGCCTCTGTTCGAATTGCTCAGGGACTCTGGAGTGGCCTGGGAATTTGAGGCTAGACCAGCCATAAATCGGTATGCCACTTTGCTGGCAGTGACAATTTCTGTTTTTGCTTGCCTCAGCTGCAATAGTAGCCAACAAAGCAGGAAAAAAAATTGGGCTTTCATCAGATAAATGAAAttaaagaattaaaaaaacattaaGGTAAATTTCACTCATTTTGAGGCACAATCTTCTAAAACTTTAAAGATCAACCCATAAGGAACTAGTGAAAGTCTACCATAACTTAAAAGATCAGGATCAAGAAACTCTATGACAGCTGCAATTTTAGCCAGAAGTCCAATAGGTCCTTAAGATTATGCATAATCCCACTTAAGACCAAACCCATTGGTTTTCCTGAACTCAAAAGGCAGATACAGCCCATAAGATCATTATTCACTGAATTTATGATGCAGCAGTCTTCATTTGTCTCTAAAAAGATATGAGCTGACTTCTTCAACAGCGATATTGCTATAAAGGCATTTGTGCATGTGAGGATTGTAAGTAACACAAATTTAAAAATCCAAACAATTAAGATTAGTAAGGTAAACCTAGGAGCACTGTGAGAAACAGTTTGCTAAATTAAACATGAatctttaatatttatatattgcaTGTAATATGAAACCATATGTTTGGCAGGAAAGAAGATATATATTGCAAGGCCCTTCAATTACAAAACAAACAACGAGATGTATAAGGCTCAGAAGATACACCTATAAACATGAGGAAAAAATTGCAGCAGTGAACAGTGAGTTTGGAATAGTTTCCTACCCGGAATGCTGCATTCCCTGCAACTACCATTGCAGTATCACCAGCATTAGCAAAGCGATTGACCCAACCTGCAAATGTAAAAACTATGAGAGCTTATTGCAAATAAATTTCAATGCATAAAAAACAAAAGAGTAAACAAATTTCGGATGATATCAGTATGTCCCTAAAATAGCTAGTCATCAATAAGTACTTGCAAAAGGAAAGTCAGATTTTCAAGTAGCCATGCCGTTATggacataaacaaaaaaaaaaagcaaatgacAGAAATTCATCAACACAACCAACAAGAAAGCACATTTAATGTATGCATTCAAAATTTCAACACTATGGAATTGCACTTGTAATTGGAGCAGAAAATGCTAATCATGATTAAACTTCCTAATCAATGGAAGCAACTTTCTTTGAGGGAGGACTGCACGACAAAATTGCCCCTCGACAGATCAAAAAAAGATGAATTAAATTATCATCCTTATAACTtagaatttatttttatattccttTGTACCTTATAtacattttattcttatttaaatacAATGAAAATACCACTAAATTAGGATAGAAATcctaaaatagttttttttttttgcaattttcAAGCATTTCTTGGATCGCTGGTATGTACTGATGTACCAGTATATGATATGATGATACCGATGTACCATCCAGGAACCGATTCCAAGAATCGACATGGTACAGAGGTCCTTGGTTTGCATAACAACCAACTAGCAATAATATATGCAATACAAGTAGGATATTGCCCACCTCAAGTCCATCAGAACTGCTGCTAATAGTTGAGAGGACATTGACATTCAGCACAAAGGAAATTCCGAGTTAATTAATTCCCATTTTCAATTTATCAAGTATTACATATACTaagctttaaaactaagaaaaggACATCATGTGAGAAATAGGTTTGACTGCTTCAACTAAACAGGTATTATTTACCAACATTTTGAAATTAATAACATTAACCGCCTATAGTAGCATTCCATTGATTTTCCTAATTAAATCCAAGCTATACTCCACGAGATGATCCCTTTAACCCACAACACAAAAGGCACCATCCAATATCACGGTTATAGAAATAATGACATTGCACATATGTTGGAAAAGCATTTTTGTTTCCCACAATTTCCAAGTATTTTTATAACCAGATGCAAGGCTTATATTTTGGATCCCTACATAACTCTAAATGACCAAATTATGCATTTTTTACTCCAATACCAGAGAAAAGCTTCCATCTTATCATTACCTCCAGTTTTATTGTTATTCATGCATAAATCTTCATTCCATTGGTTCTTTGTTATCACCATGTTCTCTCTCCTCCATATCTATTCTCATTGTCTCACCATGACTTGTAGATACAAATATAATGCCTCAAAATGCATATTCAGCAGTTTCAACTGCATCTGGTCAGACCAATCAGCTTGCAAGTGTAGATGATGCATATGTAGATGCAAAGCATAAAGTTGTGCAACTATAGCAAATTATCCAAGGAACTAACCAgatctaatgatattttttcctgATAACTGttgtaagaaaagaactaagagaGAATGAGTATGTAAGTGCAAACCAAAAACAATAAGACAACTTATCATTGATCTGGAATTTGATCTACAGTAAACATTCAACCTAAATTACAAGTTTTTCAACCTAAAGAACAGAAAAGAAATCAAAGTGCTGTTGGAGCATATGTCCGAGGGTCCATCAACTCCATTACGAGCATGAGCATAAGCTTATGCTTGATCCATTGACTGTAAGCACTGTACAAACAGTGGTAGCATCTAGCTCTAGGCGATCCAAAGCATTACCATCGTTTACATGTTATTCTCTTAAAGATATTTAAGTTAACTAGTCACATGCCAGTCTTTTAGAAAATTTTCAGAACTCCAACAGCATGCTTGAGAAAaatgtcaagacttcttccaaggGTTGATGACGCGATTTAGCTTAAATGACATAAATCAAGGTTTAGGTTAAGCTTGCTCTAGTGTAAGTGATACGTATCTCCTTTTAGttaatcttattattattcttttgtgTGACATTTTAATAGTCAATTCTGCCTTTTGGAAGAATCTGGTTGGATATAATTCGATTCCACTCAGCTTTCAGTTACTGGTTTGTGGTGAATCTAGAGATAATAAGGTGAAAAGATTGAAGTTGATACATTGACTGTCAAACCCTTCTTTTTCTCATTAAAAAAATGTCCAAGAAGTGAACATTTTACCAAAAATGCATCAAATGAGAAGGAATTTTGCAGATTTGAAGTATCAAATACTATAAACAGAAAATGAGCATCCTATTTATATGATGACATGAGTATTAAGACGAAAAAATTGGTTCTTTACATAAACTTCACTGTCATCTCTCTATGCTATTGTTAAAACATGCTATTACTCTGTACCCAAAGAACATATTGCTCTCCTTTATTTCAACAAAAAGGTAGATTAGGCCAaactaaatttcatcataaaaccaattGCATACAATTGACATAAATGCCAACAACACGGTAATCCAAAGAACATATTGCTCTCCTTTCTCTTATAATTAAGCTCCAGTACCATTTTTCTATACCTATTTTGTTATTCATTCTGTACTTATTCGGTTATTCCTCCCTTCGTGGCAGTCTTTCATCCTAGACAACCAATGATTGACACAGTGGATGTGATGCCAACTAATTCAACAATTCCTTGTTGAACAAGAAACCAATGCAAGTTTGAATATTGATCCAGAAGTCCAAAGCTCAAGTGTTGGCTTTCACTATCAGAGTTGGAAATTAAGCTGAATCACACTTCATCATCAAAAGATCTCATGGGTAGATCTATCAGCAGAGCAAATTAATGCAACCTAATCCCGCTAAACAGATTAGTGGAGCCAAGCTGCAGTCCAATCACAGATTAGTTGAACAAGAAACCAATGCTTGGAGTAAATGGGGCCTGTACATTTTTGGAACTCCCATATCAAGTTTTCATCATTATCTACTGCATCGTACATATATTTATGAATGAATGTCTTTTGCGCAAAATTAATTGCTactatatcttaattttttgaaaaaactcgTTTGTCAGTTTAATGTTATCTTAAGAGTACAAAACAGGACCACGCTGAGATGGATAAGATACTGCACAAATCTAATTGGCCACATCTAATTCCTAATTAGCATCCAACAGTGACCAGGGATCACTTCAAACTTAATCTGGATGTTCAATTTTCCTATTTAATTGTACAAAAAGTTTAAGTAAAAAGGTCAATCACCACCTATTGAAAAGATAAATGTAACTGATTGATGAAAATTTATTCTCTTTTTAAGGGTCACCTTAGACTGAATAAGCATTGGCCACCTCTGATGAACAGGCAATGAGCCATCAGCCTGCAACTTGATGCAatgaatataatatattaaacaAAATGTTATTTTCAATTTCTCTGTTATCATTTAATTCCTGGAGAAAACATCTGATCACAAAAGAATAAGCTCAAAAACTCTAAATATCTGGGTAAAACGTGAACAAGGTACAACCTGAAAAAGTAGATCACAAGAAGATTTTGCTAAATATATTGATTCCAAATCACAATAAAAATGAATATATTACCTGGAATCTTTGGAACACCTAGCCTTTCGCAGAAGgaatcacaaaagtgattgcagtTCTTAGATAAAAGATCATATGAATGTCCTGGCCATGCTTGGCCAAGCTCTCTTAGAACCTGATTTACTTTGAAAATGGAACAATTTGTTTCCCCCAGGACAATACGCTCACGGTAGGTATACATAGGATTTCCACCTGGTGGACAACTGAAAACTCCAGAACCTTGTTCGCAAAACCCAAAAGACCATTCTTCATCTCCAAAAACCTGACAAATAAAAACATCATGATGAATAAAAAAGCAAAAAAGTAAAATTGCTATTGAAGTCAGTGTAGCctggatataaaaatttaaaaaaaggttTAAAACAGGCTAATGATGGCTACAGTTTTTACTCATGACCCTACCATCATATGATAACAGAAAAAAATGGATCCACATGAAGTTAAAGCAACAAACTGCATGAAAACAAACATACCAAACACAAAAATAATGAATCAAATACAGAATAAAGTGTGAAGAGCCATAACATTCTATtgcaagacaattaaagcaaatcAGAATGAGTATCCTATCAGACTAGAATTACACACCAATCTGAAGAAGCCATCATTTGTTTCATTTTCTCTTTCAAACCACTACAGCCTTGAGTCATATTCTCCCCTTACTAATGCGCACATAGTAAGCGGAAGACAGTGCTACAGTGAACAACCCTCCAAAATATTAAACTATTATACGGCCCACTGCAGATTATTACAAAGTTAAATCAAATTACCAGGTTCCTTCCTGATCATTGGCAAAACTTTATCCCTAATTTCTACAGCACTGGGAAACAATAGCATTAGGAAGATAATGGAAACTAGAAAAGACCCACATTCGCAGCTAAAACTTGGCCAGTCGAAAAACAAAACTGTGTATGCCTTAACATTCACCAATCATAGATGTAAGAACAGCTATTTAATTAACTTAGCAATAGTAGTCCCAAATGTAAGAGCACCTCATCTCTAAGAAATAATAATCCCTGCATTTATTCACAATAAGTTGTCCTCACTGACCACAGAAACAAATTATTAAACACCATTATATCAATTTCCAGAAAATCAAACCATCCAAGAGCATCCCATTGTGTGATCGCACAAAAAAGAGATACTTTAACTCAGTTAAATGTCAGCCATTAAATATTCTTAAGTTTTATTGCAACCTATAAAATTAGCAGGGTTcatgagaaataaaattaaatacaaCTAACAATTCTATTAAGAATAAAGTAGGCTATATAGAGATGAGTAATAAAAGCCACATAAAAGTTGCCAAGAATAAAATCTTTGACATTGCATAAGTTATCTTATACGTGTaagcccatgatgaaatattgaatCATGAAATCAAACATTATGTGAAGGAAGAAATTTAGGGGAAAACTACATGACCAGTTTCTAGGCAGACTTAGATGCATGTACTAGCAATGTTATTGTCACAGTACAATAAACAATTTAAAAAGTTTCAGATGAAGGTAGTACTACCATGTTTAGAAGAAAATGTTGGTGTATGAAATGAAATGACCATGCATGCCAAAGACTTGACTTTCACAAATCAAGCAGGGAACATTGAAGAATCTTCATATAATGGAATATGCCTATAGGATCATGTTAAGCAGCTCACTCTCATCTCAATTCTATCATTAGTGGTGCCCAAAAACTATAAGGTCACTCCCCTGCACTTAAATGATTTGAGTTGCAAAACTACTCTTTTTACCTGTAGGCATAGTCCATATGGTCTGAACACCTTTAATTTCTGAATCACTTCTTATAGTCCAATTACAACTCTCTTACAGACACCATTGAAAAAGTTTGCATTTTGTCAATATCTGAAAACTAAAGACAAAAGCAGTCTCTGGTACCAATCATGTTGATGAACCAAGAAAAATACTCAATTAAAACATCTCAATATAAGAAGTATTAAAGTCAATTGATTTGAGTTACAAAACTAGTCTTTCTACCTGTAGGTATAGTCCATATGGCCCGGACACCTTTAATTTCTGAATTACTTCTTATAGTCCATTTACAACTATCTTACAGACACCAGTGAAAAAGTTTGCATATTGTCGATATCTGAAATTGAAGATAAATTAGTCTCTAGCACCAATAATGTTGATGAAACAAGAAAAATACTCAATCAAACCTCTCAATATAAGAAGTATTAAAGTCGACCTTTTTACTGGCAGAAGCAAAAATGCATTCTACAAAAAACATTCAATTGAGTCTGCATTTAATATTCAGAAATTCAACTAGTACATGGTTTTTTGTGACAATGAAGGAGCCATCCATATTAGCTTTGCCCTTCTTTTATCCGACCTAACTCTGATAAACATAGTCATGCTCAGAAGACGGTCTTAAGCAAATAAAGCAAGCAATGCAAAATATATCACTTTCCATATGCGTAAAAGTAAAGTCTTAGGTGTCATTTGGAAGCAAAGACAACCCAGAATCGGCTGCTTAATGCTGTATTGTTAGTCACGAAAGTTACTGAGAAAACTCAGGGTTTAGGTTTTAGAACCAATCCCCACCATTACAACGCCAACTTTCTCTTCTAGGAATATTCCACCACAACGCGTGCCGTGTCTTTCTGGCACAACTACATTTAACACCAATATGTGATCCTTGTAAATGGATCATTAATGCAACAACCAGACTTCTCTAAAAGTTTGACATTGTCACATCTCAACCGCATCAAGAAAAGTCATCAAGATTTACCAGAAATAGAACTCCGATCATTCATCGCAAGTTTCAACTTCGAGCACATCGCCTACGGCAAGGCAGAAAAGCAGCAACATCAACTGCTAGTTCGACCACAGATGCTATCTAACAAGACTTCTCAGATCTCTGTTCATCGGGTTGGTTAGGGTTCTTCCGAAACAGCCGAAAAAAGCTCGGGAGAAAATAATCCGAAAGGGAAACAAAAAGAATAGCAGCCCAGGACTGTTCATGTGATTTCTCGAAGGACCTAAGCGCCTTTCAGATATCGGCAGTACCAAGGCCAGAAGCCTCGATTTCTTGACCCACCCGCCCATCCCacacaaggaaaagaaaagaaagcgactAGAAAGAAGAAAAGGGGAAACAAGGaactgaggaagaagaagaaacctgAATGGCGCTGTGGAAGATGCCGCCGAGACCGATGCGATCCTTGAAGATGCGGTTGATCTGGAGGATGGTGTTGTTTGTCTTCTCCGATCCGCTGTTCGTCACGTCGTACACGTGCAGCACCACCTCCTTCATCCTCCCCCAATCCCCTTCTACCAACCTCTCTCCCCCGCTACTTCTCCCTCCACCCGACACTCCCTCTCTCTTTCCCCCTCTTTTGAGAATCTACAACGAGGAGAAGACGAGGAAGCATTATAACTACAGCCGTTACAGAATCATTTGGGAAATATAACAACATTCCACGGAATCCCTAATGCCAATCCTGGTGATCTACCTAAATGGGGGACCTACCCCACCGCTGCTTCCAATAAAGGAAAGGTATATGAACGCGTAAACTCCAGGAGTGACCCGATTTAACGGTGTCATCTCCAAGAAGGAACGTTCCCCATACGCCCGTGCCGTGGAGGGGATCGACTCGAGTTGCTCTGCCGATGTCGTTGGGCTTTATACGTatcttttctgttctttcgctCTTCACGAGTTCCATTTCGGAATCCGCAGAACTGTTCCACGGCGTTTTCACTATTATTTTACGTGCATTCTTGGAGTGCGATCAATCGTTCTCAATTTCTCTCGTAAAGATCTTTTTcccagataattaatactaatggTCTTGAGAAATGCGTTTGGAGGATCCATGGATATATGGACTGGGCTACAAACATGGAGGTCTGCCTGCGGAGGTTTGGAAGGCGCCGCTGGGTTCTTTCGTCTTCGACTCGTCTTAGGAATCACCTCGATTGATGGCGCTTTTTCAATGCATGGACAGGAAGAAAGCCAAAGTTGATTTCTGTTTAAAGCAATCCAATATTCTTAACACCTGCGAAGCGATTTCATGTTTGCCTTGCAAGGCATGCCTTCATCCTTTACGTAGCTGCCGCATTGTTCCCTCGCTTGATGCATCAAAAGCCCGATACGTACCTTTGTCGGCGACATCGATCGCCAAACGATGACTTGTGCTTCTTTCCCATCTCAAACCCTTAGCCCAACACCTCGCAGCAAATCTCTTCCTCAACCATCTTCCGCAGCTTGCGTTTGCCTTCACTTCATCGAGACAAACCAAAAAAGAGGCCATTATTTGAGAGGGAAGACAGCGATATCTCGTTCGTCGACAAGACTACTTCCATGGGTACCTCTCTGTGCCAGAAAACCTCCGCTGCGAGGTGAGAGTCAAAAGCAAGAGCAAATGGCTCCGTCGTCACCGCTGTCTGATTTGATTCACGGATTCTGCTCATCTGTCAATGAGAAAGAACTGAGTAGATTAGAGAAACTCTTGTCCAAGGACTGCATTTTTGAGGGCTCGGCTTACTCGAAACCCTTACAAGGAAAGGTAATCAAACAAGTGCAGCTACGGCATCGAACAAATAAGGTACTCCATAACCATTACGTTTTTCCCTCTGTGAATGCAGAGGATCAACCAGTTCTTCAAGGAACTCACGGAAGCCATGGGAACTCATGTAAGATTTGTCATCGACGAGGTGTACGAGGGGAAGGAACTAACGACTGCAGCAACATGGCATCTTGGTAAGATTTGCAGGTTAAGTATAGCCACCAACACTCGCTCGATACAGGCTAAAACAAATGTTGTGCAGAGTGGAACAACCAGTTCATCCCCTTGACGAAAGGCTGCAGCTTTTTCAAGTGTTCTAAAGATGGCGACCTGCTGCTCGTCAAGTAGTCATCACCCACCAATCGTGCTACAGCAAAACCACAAACTGGCGACAAGAATTCCAGCTAATGATTGACACGTTTATGTGTATTGCATTGCAGGGAAGCTCGTGTCCTCGTTGAGTCACCTGTGAAAccaggagatcttattcttgtaaGCTATTCCATCAACTTATTTAGAGTCTCATTTAAATTCTTGAGTCATTTGTTCTCACCTTTTAGCTTGTAACAAAAATGGAATATTACACTTGCAGGGGACGCTGAAACGTATCATCTCTCTGTTTGACAAATTCCCGAGAGTAGCTGGATGTATATTTCTCTTACCCTTTATCAACCTATTGAAACTGTAGACTAgaacattatcaaaaagcattacTGATCAATTGCAATATGAACTGCAGGGTACTTACGGAAGCATGATgtgctacttcattatatttgcaTAATATACATGTTTTTGCGGCCTGTGATCCTTCCACTCTTCGTGTACTACACAAATCAGTGGGTATGGCTTCAACTTAAATTACCACAAAACATTCTACAGATGTTCATAGACTATGTATGGAAATTACTATTAATCATCATAAAAAGGCTTATGTGAACTCCTTCTTGTGATCTTTATCTCTCAATATGTAAATATACAAATTCAAGAGGACATGCTTCGAGAAATCTAGATCTAATCATTAGATCTGCTCATGTGGAATCCACGAAGTCCAGGAATGCCACACCTGCCACTTGGATAGGAGGTCATGGAGATGACACTCGAGTAGCTCGCTTGTGGACTTGGCGAGCGGGCACTAAGCTTATCGTAGCACTGTAGAGATGTGGGCGTGGAGGAGTGCTTCATAGCGGTGGTACAGACT
It encodes the following:
- the LOC135652661 gene encoding uncharacterized protein LOC135652661 isoform X1, whose amino-acid sequence is MKEVVLHVYDVTNSGSEKTNNTILQINRIFKDRIGLGGIFHSAIQVFGDEEWSFGFCEQGSGVFSCPPGGNPMYTYRERIVLGETNCSIFKVNQVLRELGQAWPGHSYDLLSKNCNHFCDSFCERLGVPKIPGWVNRFANAGDTAMVVAGNAAFRLRQAKTEIVTASKVAYRFMAGLASNSQATPESLSNSNRGSPRFQGVWFKNLMSVGAKPSSSSNSENPDETDDAPLHRQNSSELLQHISRQNS
- the LOC135652661 gene encoding uncharacterized protein LOC135652661 isoform X2; translated protein: MKEVVLHVYDVTNSGSEKTNNTILQINRIFKDRIGLGGIFHSAIQVFGDEEWSFGFCEQGSGVFSCPPGGNPMYTYRERIVLGETNCSIFKVNQVLRELGQAWPGHSYDLLSKNCNHFCDSFCERLGVPKIPGWVNRFANAGDTAMVVAGNAAFRVGNYSKLTVHCCNFFLMFIAEASKNRNCHCQQSGIPIYGWSSLKFPGHSRVPEQFEQRQPSISGCMVQKLDVCWRQAII
- the LOC135652642 gene encoding uncharacterized protein LOC135652642, whose protein sequence is MAPSSPLSDLIHGFCSSVNEKELSRLEKLLSKDCIFEGSAYSKPLQGKRINQFFKELTEAMGTHVRFVIDEVYEGKELTTAATWHLEWNNQFIPLTKGCSFFKCSKDGDLLLVKEARVLVESPVKPGDLILGTLKRIISLFDKFPRVAGWYLRKHDVLLHYICIIYMFLRPVILPLFVYYTNQWVWLQLKLPQNILQMFIDYVWKLLLIIIKRLM